The following proteins are encoded in a genomic region of Liolophura sinensis isolate JHLJ2023 chromosome 7, CUHK_Ljap_v2, whole genome shotgun sequence:
- the LOC135471939 gene encoding deoxyhypusine hydroxylase-like, with amino-acid sequence MTTEISSDSVEKIGQQLLDTTKPLNDRFRALFTLRNLGGEMAIDFISRCFTDPSALLKHELAYCLGQMQDVYAIPTLKKVLQDESQEAMVRHEAGEALGAIGSPESLEILKQYSNDSVKEVAETCQLAVNRINWLLNDGKNQVLNNRVYLSVDPAPPDNEVNVDVMRNTLLNENLSLFERYRAMFSLRNTGGKDAVLALAEGLKCSSALFRHEVAYVLGQMQHDACVQQLAVSLKDKSENPMVRHECAEALGSIATKECTDILQKYLTDEERVVRESCVVALDISEHEKSEHFQYADTLSKLTDKKQVNADELP; translated from the exons ATGACTACTGAAATAAGCAGCGATTCAGTTGAGAAGATCGGCCAACAGTTGCTGGACACAACTAAACCGCTAAACGATAGATTTCGAGCACTTTTCACTTTACGAAATCTTGGGGGTGAAATGGCGATTGACTTCATCTCAAGATGTTTCACGGATCCGTCGGCCTTACTCAAACACGAACTGGCGTATTGCTTGGGCCAGATGCAGGATGTGTATGCTATACCGACTCTGAAGAAAGTCTTACAAGATGAGAGCCAAGAGGCGATGGTTCGGCATGAAGCGG GAGAAGCGCTTGGAGCTATTGGATCTCCTGAAAGCTTAGAAATCCTGAAACAGTACTCTAATGATTCTGTGAAAgag GTTGCAGAGACTTGTCAGTTGGCTGTGAATAGGATCAACTGGTTATTGAATGATGGGAAGAATCAGGTATTAAACAACAGGGTATATTTATCAGTTGACCCTGCGCCGCCAGATAACGAGGTGAATGTAGATGTCATGCGGAACACGCTTCTGAACGAAAACCTGTCGCTGTTTGAGAGATACAGGGCCATGTTCTCCCTCAGGAATACAGGTGGAAAAGATGCTGTTCTTGCTTTAGCTGAAG GCCTTAAGTGCAGCAGTGCATTGTTCAGGCATGAGGTAGCCTATGTCCTGGGTCAGATGCAGCATGATGCTTGCGTGCAGCAGTTAGCTGTTAGCCTCAAGGACAAATCAGAGAACCCCATGGTTAGACACGAGTGCGCAGAAGCCCTAGGATCTATCGCGACCAAAGAGTGTACAGATATTCTGCAGAAGTATTTGACGGACGAGGAAAGAGTTGTGCGAGAGAGCTGTGTTGTGGCACTGGACATCAGTGAACATGAAAAGAGTGAACATTTTCAGTATGCTGACACGCTTTCCAAATTGACTGATAAGAAGCAGGTCAATGCTGATGAACTGCCATGA